A stretch of DNA from Lycium ferocissimum isolate CSIRO_LF1 chromosome 4, AGI_CSIRO_Lferr_CH_V1, whole genome shotgun sequence:
tataagaaaattgaTACCTTATATTACTCCAATCCAAAGTCTACAGAAACAAAGATACTCCAGTAAAGAATAGAAAACAAAGTACTCCTCGCAAGTctcaataattaaattattactcGCAGCTATATCCTCATCTTCAAATAGTGAAGCGAAAAAACTCAGCCGAGTatcaatttcttttctcttttctaattTGTCCTGTAGTGGGGGAGGAGTAGTTGGTATAGAGgagtggggggtgggggtaaCCCCACATCTCTTTATTCATATTTCCCTTTTGTGTTGAAGGGATCAGATTGCAGAGGAAACCTGATTAGTCTGACAAGAAGGCAACTTCTCAAAGCTTAGAGAGCTACTACCCAAAGATAGACAAACATGTGAGTCTGTGTTATTTTATCCATTCTTTGATGCTACACTCTGCTAAAGCTCCTTTCATCTGTCTCTCTTTCTCTGTTTTTATTATAtcattttcttttgtgtttattAATTTATGATTGAAGATCTCTGATAGCTAGCCTTTATTTGTCACACTATAAACAAATTCCCCATCTTTctgtgtttcttttttatttatttatattaccATACATCAAAATCAAAAGCCATCATCAATCAAGAATCCCATAGTTTGGGAgtcttttttttcatatttgaccTGTTAGCTATATGCTTTCCGTGAAAAATGTTTGCCATCTTTTTGTGGACTTATTATAAGCTTATTCTTCTCTCTTACTTTCTTTCTGCAGGTACAATCGATAAAAGGAGAAATAcgacaagaaaaagaaggatatTCTTGAATGATTGTGAAGGGATTTTGAAGTCAATCAAATTTATTGTTAACTGCAATCTGGTGCTATGTACTATCAAGGAACCTCGGATAATAATATACAAGCTGATCAACATCATGCTAATATTCAGACACTTTATCTGATGAACCCTAACAGTTATATTCAAGGCTACACtgacacacaacaacaacaacaacagcagttgcttttcttgaattcttccCCAGCCGGCAACGCGCTCAACCCCGCAAATATACCCCACGCGCCGCTGCAGCAGGCGCAGCAGCAGCACTTCGTCGGCGTCCCTCTTCCAGCCGTCAGTTTGCATGATCAGAATCATCATGGCCTTATCCAACGTCTGTGGAACAACCAAAGTACTGGAAGCCATCATGAATCCCATATGATACCGTCGTCCACGGTGGTTTCTGCCACGTCATGTGGTGGAACCACCACGGACTTGGCCTCTCAGTTGGGGTTCCAGAGGCCAGTAGTGGTGTCCCCACCACAGCACCGACTACAACAACAAGGTGGACTATCACTAAGCCTTTCTcctcaacaacaacagcaaattagcttcaataacatttcatcatcatcaccaaGATCAAATAATGTTATTAGACGATCATTAGATGGAGCTTCCAGCATGATTTTAGGCTCTAAGTACCTTAAAGCTGCACAAGAGCTTCTTGATGAACTTGTTAATATTGTTGGAAAAGGTACCAAAGGATATGATCAAAAGAAGGGGGAAAATTCTATGAACAAAGAGTCTATGCCTTTGGCTAGTGATGTGAACACTAGTAGTGGTGGTGGTGAAAGTAGCAGCAGGCAGAAAAATGAAGTTGCTGTTGAGTTTACAACTGCTCAAAGACAAGAACTTCAAATGAAAAAGGCCAAGCTTATTACTATGCTTGAAGAGGTACATATATACTTCAATTCATATATTCTGAGGCGGATCGAGAATTTTGAGTTCATATATTTTGGATTCTAAAAAAGTCAGCTTACTATGAGCTTACCATGTTCTGGacaaattatttacttttactCATATTAAGTGAATCTTTTAACACAAAGACATGATTTTGGCCCAAAGCTATTAAGTTTTGCCGAATCCATAATTAACTAGAACTCCAATTCCACCCATTCTTATATTTACAATCTTATCTTCAACTTATAGTCACAGAGAAtggttttggaaaaagttggaTTCTAATTCCAAAAACTTGTCAATCAAATTATCCAAAACTGTGAAAAACATTTTATATCTACTCTTTTATTATTTACCTTTTCTCAAAACTTTTGGTGGAGGAGAAATTAAATGGATGACACTATTGATTcatatatctttgaaataataGTAGTCGGTAGATGAAATGTGGAGGTTTTGTTAATTAGTTGAAGAAAAGCAGTTTCCAACAAGAGACCAATCACATACGTTGCGTTTGTGTTGATATATACAAACTGACAATGTGTGGCTCTAAATTTTCTTCTGCGGGTCCAACTAAAGCTATAAAGATAATACACCAAAGCTTGCTAGGAACCTAAAATTCAAAGCACTATCTCccattcactttttttttttttaaaaaaaaaaaatatatattttatacgaGGCGTAACGTCCACGCAAATGTGCCTTCGACTTAATGGCTTCAGGCAACTTTGCATTCAAAGACTCGATGGTTCACAGAATTCTCCAATTCATATCAACTTATTTCTCACTTGGAACGGATAATaaaattctttaatttcttatgTGAATTACTCAAAATTTCTCTAGTCATGTGTGCAAAGAAATTGAAGACATACATAGAAGCACTAATCATAGTCGCAAAAGGTCTTCTCCAGCCTTATTAGTAATTACGAACGGATAACTTCATGTTGTAAAACGACAGCTTTGTAGTAATAAAAGTGTaacattgtttttcttttgttcagGTGGAGCAAAGATACAGACAGTACCATCACCAAATGCAAATAATTGTATCATCATTTGAGCAAGTAGCAGGAATTGGATCTGCAAAATCGTACACTCAACTTGCTTTGCATGCAATTTCGAAGCAATTTCGATGCCTAAAAGATGCAATTGCTGGACAAATAAAGGCCACGAGCAAGAGTTTAGGTGAAGAAGAAGGCTTAGGAGGGAAAATTGAAGGGTCACGACTAAAATTTGTAGACCATCATCTAAGGCAACAACGTGCACTGCAACAGCTAGGAATGATGCAACCAAATGCTTGGAGACCCCAACGAGGTTTACCTGAAAGAGCTGTCTCTGTCCTCCGTGCTTGGCTTTTCGAGCATTTTCTTCATCCGTGAGTACTTGTAACTTACCTTCTCTTAAAAATAAAGTTCAGTCTATGCACTGATGATGTGAAAAATACCTACTTTAAAATACAATCATGAAAAATACCTACTTTAAAATACAATCATTCTTATTCTTACCCGTTTTGTTTAATACTTCTAAAGCATGACGCAAAAGTGTCTAatgaatttatattattttcagGTCGAATTATGTATGCATATTACCAAATATATTAAAATGTGCGCATTTATTAACatcaaaatcattttaaattcACCTACCCTAAATTTTAAAATCGACTAGTTGTAAACATAAATCTCTTACAAAATAAATTATCACGCtctaatatatacatatataatgtgtgtatatatacatatatacacacatatatataaagagttGTTTTCTTAGTTACCAGATTTCTGTTAATAATATTCGTTGTAATTGTTGTTTTTAACtatgaaaatgtttttgttAACGTTTTTGTGTTGCAGTTACCCCAAGGATTCAGACAAAATCATGCTTGCGAAGCAAACCGGGCTAACAAGGAGCCAGGTTCTTGGCCACACATTCTACTACTTTATTCTTggattatctttttttttttcttctttataaaGATCCTGATATATAATTGAAATGCAGGTCTCCAACTGGTTCATAAATGCTCGAGTTCGACTATGGAAGCCCATGGTAGAGGAAATGTACTTGGAAGAGGTGAAGAATCAAGAACAAAATGGTACTACTTCaggagaaaacaaaaacaaaaacaaaaatgaaccCAGCAAAGAGAATAATATTGTCTCAAAATCAAATGCTGTGCAAGAGAAACAACCAATTACTAGCAGCTTATTACAAGATGGTACTATTCCAACAGAAATTTCCACCTCAACTATTTCAACTTCCCCTACTGCAGGTGCCTCACTTCAAGCACAAGCTCACAACTTCTCCTTCCTTGGTTCATtcaacatggaaaataatactACCACTGCTGATCATATAGAAAACAAAGCGAAAAAGCCGAGAAATGACATGCAGAAATATTCTCCAAGTAGTATTCTTTCATCAGTAGACATGGAAGCAAAAGCTAGAGAATCATCGAACAAAGGTTTCAATAATCCTTTAATGGCAGCGTTTACGATGGGAGATTTTGGAAGGTTTGATCCTCATGAACAAATGGCTACCAATTTTCATGGAAATGGTGTCTCTCTTACTCTAGGGCTTCCTCCTTCTGAAAACCTAGCCATGCCAGTGAGCCAGCAGAATTACCTTTCTGACCAAACTATTGAGATGGGAAGTAGGCCTGAAATGGGAAATCATTACAATCGAATGAGCTATGAAAACATCGATTTTCAAAGTGGGAATAAGCGATTCCCTACTCAACTATTACCAGATTTTGTTACAGGTAATCTTGGAACATGAATACATGATCTGTTGGACGTGTGAATaaagctgaaaagaaaaaggaagttaGGGATACTCATATAGATTGCGTGAGGCCTTCTGGCCCAAGTCGGAGGACCCAATACAACCTAGCTATTCTAGGAGAAAAGAGGTGGAGACAAAAGTAACAAAATTTGAAAGCACACTTTCTAGTTTATACTTCTTTTTTTATAGTATAGAAAAGAAGAGATTTTGTGCTTTAGGGTATAGATACAGTCTACTTAGTATAGGTTATACATCCAGTTCCCGGAGAAGATACAACtagtatttctttctatttgggTTGAAATAGCTTTGCTTGGCTATTTAAGTTAATGTGGAAACTAGCTAGTATATATAGTGTATGTTGTAAAGTTGTGATATTGTTTCCTCTCAATTTgcaaataatttgaaatattatgCACCTACCAGCAGTCTCTATACTCTGCTCCCGTTGTTTGTAATTGCAGTTTTATTTTAGTGCAAGTTCAGTGTCAAGCTTTCACTATTAGCTTAGCAAAAGTACACCTTAATTAGTTTTGATCAGATTGCGTGCCTAATTAAGACAAGCCAATTTTAATAATGCTAAATAGAACCCTACAGAGTTTAATAAATAGAATTTTGATGGTAAGGTCATATCGGCCTTTTGACGAGATAAGTGGAGAGGATTGTTTGTTTTCAGAGTGAAGAGCCCAGATAAGAAACAAGTTATGGTGCTTCTCCTAATATATAGAGAACATAACATCTTAGCATTTAATTGTATGTAGAAGCTTGCTAAGACAGCGGCTCTTCGATTTCCTAATACGTTGATTCATTTACCCTCGATTTTGTTTTGGCCTCGACAAAATTGTACTCCCTCTATTCCATAGTACAAAGGCACTTTTTTCATTTCttgtttgtttaaaaaagacatatttttatatttaaaactaatttaattataaaattctcattttacaTTGAAGAATGCTTAAAGTTTTAATCGTAGAAATGTAACGACATTTTCAAAGTCACAAGTTCTAACGATACTTTGGCATGTGCCAGTGTGCTCAGATATGCAGAATATACGCCTGATATACACTTGGTATACACTTGGTATACACTGGAAGGAAGTTAGTTAAGTTAGTTACATTTGACAGTTTTCAGCTAAAGTCAATTAGTCTTGGTTAATTCAGTTATAACCGTGTATGATCAGccttgtatgtatatatacacatctcATATCATTGTATCAATTATGAGATCATATTATTCTAATGACAAGaatctctcttcttcttcttcttcctctcaatctatttcttttctcttattcAAATCTGcttatctcttctttcttaattGTTCTTTATAATCTTCAGATTACTAAATGGTATCGTAAGGTGCACATAGCTCGCTTCGAGTTTGATTGATTAATAATCATATCGTTTTGAACTTAATCGGGACCGCTTATTCAAGATTCTGGTGTTTTCTTTTACTTCCGCATCAAAATTCTAAATTCTGTTCAAGATGGATGTTAATGGAAATTCTCTAAATGCCAATAATGGAATTGGAACTGGGGTTCCAAATGCAAATGGAACAACTCAAAATGGAAATGAGTCTTCAACTCAACAAACTGCTCAGATTGGGATTGACTATACCCATCCCTTGTTCTTGTCACCATCTAATGTAAGTGGAATTCAGATTATTGGGTTTCAATTAACACGTATTGAAAACTACTCAATTTGATTTCGATCCATGAGACTTGCATTGCTAGGTAGAAATAAATTTGGCTTGGTTAATGGCAATTGTAGTAAAGAAAGTTATCTTGAATCAATGTGGGATCATTGGGAGAGGGTAAATGCTATTGTACTCTCTTGGTCAATGAATGTTGTGTCTAAGAATCTTCTTGGAGGGATTATGTATGTTTCTAATGCTCAAATCGTGGGAAGAGTTGATTGAAAGGGTTAGTAAAGTAGATCGTTCAAGAACCTATAACTTGCATGAGGAGATTGCAACTATCACACAAGGAACCTCTACTGTTTCTGTGTACTTCTCAAGATTAAAGAATCTTTGGAAAGAATTTGATGCATTGGTTCCAGCCCCTCGATGTGAT
This window harbors:
- the LOC132052690 gene encoding BEL1-like homeodomain protein 1 — protein: MYYQGTSDNNIQADQHHANIQTLYLMNPNSYIQGYTDTQQQQQQQLLFLNSSPAGNALNPANIPHAPLQQAQQQHFVGVPLPAVSLHDQNHHGLIQRLWNNQSTGSHHESHMIPSSTVVSATSCGGTTTDLASQLGFQRPVVVSPPQHRLQQQGGLSLSLSPQQQQQISFNNISSSSPRSNNVIRRSLDGASSMILGSKYLKAAQELLDELVNIVGKGTKGYDQKKGENSMNKESMPLASDVNTSSGGGESSSRQKNEVAVEFTTAQRQELQMKKAKLITMLEEVEQRYRQYHHQMQIIVSSFEQVAGIGSAKSYTQLALHAISKQFRCLKDAIAGQIKATSKSLGEEEGLGGKIEGSRLKFVDHHLRQQRALQQLGMMQPNAWRPQRGLPERAVSVLRAWLFEHFLHPYPKDSDKIMLAKQTGLTRSQVSNWFINARVRLWKPMVEEMYLEEVKNQEQNGTTSGENKNKNKNEPSKENNIVSKSNAVQEKQPITSSLLQDGTIPTEISTSTISTSPTAGASLQAQAHNFSFLGSFNMENNTTTADHIENKAKKPRNDMQKYSPSSILSSVDMEAKARESSNKGFNNPLMAAFTMGDFGRFDPHEQMATNFHGNGVSLTLGLPPSENLAMPVSQQNYLSDQTIEMGSRPEMGNHYNRMSYENIDFQSGNKRFPTQLLPDFVTGNLGT